The Bacillota bacterium genome contains the following window.
AAGAATGTCCTGCGGGAGTAAACAAACCCGGCCGCTCAGCAGATCCTGAATTAACCCGTCAGATAACTCCCACCCGCTTACCTGTCCTGAAGGTAGTTCAACCACCACATCCTCAAGGGTTCCCACGTCATTTCCATCTGCGGTTACCACCCTTAACCCAGTATATTTTTGGACAGAGTGTTCCAGGAACTCTCCAGCTGCATTCTCCCGGCTGCCCGCCTCCAAAACAGATTGATCAGCGACAGTCACCGCGTCTCGTCCAACACTAAGCACATCCGGCCAACGAATAATCTGTGGGGATTTGAGCCAACTGCCTTCTCGAACCACCAGAGCGGCCAGTTTGCGGTGCTCTGTATCGAGCAGAAGTTCTTCCACCTGCCCAAGGACTTCACCACTGTCCACAGCAATCACCGGCAAACCTAACAGCTGCCTTCCTTTGGGCATGCTTCGCCTCCTTTAAATTTGGGTTGTTACTATTATTGCCCATCAGTTGACAAAAAATGCAGAGACCACTCTTGCTTTACTTGCCAGGGAGATTTTTTTAGGGTAAAATACTCGCGATTGGAGGTATGAACGTGAAGAAGAAAAAAGGACGAATTTTGACCGGTGACCGTCCAACTGGCAAACTTCATCTTGGGCACTACGCGGGTAGTCTGGCCAACCGGGTTCAGCTCCAGTATGATTACGACACTTTTTTAATTATCGCTGATGTCCAGGCCCTAACCACCAATTTTGCGGAGCCAGAAAACCTGGCCCGTGATGTCCGCCAGGTCGCCCTCGACTATCTGGCCGCGGGGATTGACCCGAAAGAAACAACCATTTTTGTGCAGTCAATGGTCCCGGAGATTGCGGAACTGACTGTTTTCCTCTCGATGCTGACAACGGTTAATGTTCTCCGGCACAATCCCACAATCAAATCTGAGGCTGCCCAGCGAGGTTATAAGGACCTGACTTATGGTTTTTTAGGCTACCCCGTCAGTCAAACGGCCGACATTACGTTCTGTAAGGCTAACCTCGTTCCTGTGGGGGAAGACCAGGTTCCCCACATCGAATACGCGCGGAAACTGGTGCGTCGTTTCAACAGCCTTTACTGCCCGGACCGACCCGTGCTGGTCGAGCCCGAGGCCCTGCTCAGTCGGGTTCCCCGTCTGGTCGGACTTGACGGTAACGCCAAGATGAGTAAATCTCTGGACAATGCCATCTACCTGTGTGACGAGGCAGCAGACATCGAGGAGCGGGTCCGGAACGCCGTGACTGATCCAAGCCGCATCAGGAAAACCGACCCGGGCCACCCGGACGTATGCACGATTTACGCCTATCACAAAGCGTTTAATCTGGAATTAGAACCGGAAATCCGCGGGGCCTGCGAAGGAGGAAAAATCGGGTGTGTCGAGTGCAAGAAGCGCCTGGCTACCTGCATCAACAACCTGCTGGAGCCGATGCGGGAACGTCGCGAGTACTACCTGAAGCGTCCTAATGAAGTTGACGATATTTTAATCACCGGGACCAGACGCGCAAGAAAAGAAGGACGGAAAACGCTGGCCGAAGTACGAGAAGCCATGAGTATCAACTATTTTAAAATTTGACACAAAGGGAGCACCGTTAAGTTAAGACTAAACGGTGCTTCTTGTGTTTCTATCACTTTATTAAAGCGTATTTTACAAAAAATTAATCAAATACTCTTTCGATCGTCCCACCGCCAACGACCAGGTCTTCCAGATAAAACACCACCGCCTGCCCGGGGGTAATCGCTCGCTGCGGCTGGGCAAAGCTCACGCGTACCTGCCCATCCCCGGCCGGGGTAATTGTTGCCGGCGCCGGGCGGGTTGTATAACGGATCTTGGCCTGCACCTGGAGCGAAGCCGGCCATTCATCAAACAGGATCAGGTTTACATCCCCCGCCAGGAGTTCTGTTGCATAGACCTCATCGGCCTCGCCCAGGATCACCGCATTCCGCGCCGCGTCAAGGGCTACAACGTACAGCGGCCGCCCGGCCGCAATCCCTAAACCCCTGCGCTGTCCGATGGTGTAAAAGGGCAGTCCCTCGTGCTGCCCCAGGACATTGCCGGCAGTGTCTAAAAACGGTCCGGGCTTTATATCGTCAGGGGCATACTCCCGAATAAACCGCTTGTAATCATTATCTGTCACAAAGCAGATCTCCTGGCTTTCCGGTTTATTGGCCACCGGCAAACCGCTGGCCTCGGCCAGCCGCCGGGTTTCCTTTTTCGTCAAGCTGCCCAGTGGTAAGAGGAGATGGGCCAGCTGAACCTGGGTCAGATTGAATAAGACATAAGATTGGTCCTTGGTCAGGTCAACCGCCCGGCGTAAGACGTAACGCCGCCGCTCCGGGTCAAACATGATCCGGGCGTAGTGACCGGTAGCCAGGTACTCCGCGCCGAGGGCGCGCGCCCGATTGAGGAGTTGGTCGAATTTAATGTACCGGTTGCAGGCAATACAGGGATTCGGGGTCCGGCCTGAGAGATACTCAGCACAAAAATAGTTGATTACCTTATCCGCAAACACGTTCTGAAAGTTCACCACGTAATAAGGTATATCCAGGGTATTGGCTACCCGTCGAGCATCAGCCGTCGCGCTCCAGGAGCAGCAGCGGCCAGGGACATCCTCCCCGGGAGCCGCGGTCGGCCAGAGCTGCATGGTCATCCCAATCACTTCGTATCCCTCTTGTTTGAGCAGGTAGGCCGTGACCGAACTGTCAACTCCCCCGCTCATGGCCACCACCACTCTGGGTTTTGGCTTCATTCCCACTCCACCAACTTTCCCACCCACTTATTTTCTGTATATCACTTATTTTGCCGCCTGTCGACTAAAAGACGCTGTTTGCCGCAAACGTTCCACAATACCCGGCAAGACCTCGAGGACGTAGTCGATATCCTCTACGGTGTTTCCTCGTCCCAGCGTCATCCGCACGGAAGCCTGGGCGACCTCAGGCGGTAACCCGATGGCCGTCAAGACGTGAGAGGGTTCGATCGCCCCGGCCGCGCAAGCCGAACCGCTGGAAGCCGCAATCCCTTCCATGTCCAAAGCAAACAGGAGTGACTCGCCTTCCAGATGCAGAAAACTCACGTTAATGTGCCCCGGCACCCGGCGAACCGGGTGACCGTTCAGTTTTACATCTTCGATGGACCCGGTGATACCTTTAACCAAACGTTCGCGCAACTGGGTCAGGTGTGCCGCGTTCTGCGCCATCTCCTGACTGGCCAACTCGGCTGCCAGACCAAAGCCAATAATGCCGGCGGTGTTTTCGGTCCCCGGGCGCTGGGTTTGTTCCTGGCTGCCTCCGTGGAGGAGCGGCTCAACTCTGGTTCCCTGCCGAATATACAGGCAGCCCGTTCCCTTGGGACCGTAAATCTTGTGGGCTGAAGCCGACAAAAGGTCCACCTGCAAAGCGTTGACGTTGACCGGCACTTTGCCGAAGGTCTGAACGGCATCCACATGAAAAATAATCCCCTTTTCTTTGGCGATCTGGCCGATCTCTTCAATCGGTTGGATGGTCCCAACCTCGTTGTTGGCATGCATGATCGAGATGAGAATGGTCTGGTCGGCAATGGCCTGAGCGACCTCCGCCGGGTTAACACTGCCCATTTCATCAACCGGCAGGTATGTTACCTGAAAGCCCTGCTTTTCGAGGTAACGGCAGGCGTCCAAAACCGCGTGGTGCTCGATGCTCGAGGTAATAATATGTTTACCCTTTTCCTGGTTGGCCAGGGCTGTCCCGATGATCGCTAGGTTGTCTGCCTCTGTTCCTCCACTTGTAAATATAACCTCCTCAGGTTCGGCGCCAATGACCTGGGCAACCTGCCACCGGGCATTTTCGATGCCCTTTTTGGCTTCACGTCCGAATCCATGGAGGCTTGAAGGATTACCGAACCGGTCGGTCAGGTAAGTCATCATCAGTTCAGCTACTTCTGGTCTGACTGGAGTAGTCGCGCTGTGGTCGAGATAAACACGTTTAACCATCTTTTTGGTTCAACTCCTAACTTTAGCTGGTTCGAACGAACGAACATACAGCCTCCAGGGGGGTTACCGCCTCAGTTTGATGTCCTTCTCTTCCCCCTGATCAGAGGGCACATAAAACTTCATTCCCTGTAACCCTGCGGGTAGGTACTGCTGGTCAACCCAGTGACCAGGGTAGTTGTGGGGATATTTATACCCCTGGCCATGCCCCAGAGCTTTGGCCCCTCGATAACTGGCGTCCCGGAGATGCGGGGGCACAGGGTCATTGGGGAGACGTTCGACTGCATCCATCGCCGCATCAATCGCCATCACCACAGAATTGCTCTTGGGGGCCAGAGCGATGTATAAAGCGGCTTCCGCCAGGATAATTCGCCCTTCCGGTAGACCAACCCGTTCCACCGCCTGAGCCGCCGCGGTGGCCACCAGCAACGCCCGCGGGTCCGCCAGTCCCACGTCTTCGGCGGCGTGGATCATCAGCCGCCGGGCAATAAATTTCGGGTCTTCGCCCGCCTTGAGCATCCGGGCCAGCCAGTACAGGCTGGCCTGGGGGTCACTGCCCCGCATACTTTTGATAAAAGCCGAAATGGCGTCGTAGTGGTTATCCCCCGACTGGTCATACGGGATCATCCGCTGCTGCAGGGCTTCTTCTATAATGGCCAGGGTAATTTGTCGAACCCCGTTTTCCGGCGGGGTAGTTAAAACCGCCATTTCCAGAGCATTCAAAGCATTGCGGGCATCCCCATTAGCTGCCCGAATTAGGTGTTGGAGAGCCTCATCATCCAGCCGGATAGTATACAACCCTAATCCCCGTTCCTCATCCCGCAGCGCGCGTTTGACAATCTCTTCAACCTCTTCGTCCTTAAGCTGATGGAAGACATACAAACGCGAACGACTGAGCAGAGCCGAGTTAACCTCAAAGAACGGATTCTCCGTGGTGGCTCCGATCATAACCACGGTCCCGTTTTCCACCGCCGGCAGCAGGGCATCCTGTTGCGCCTTGTTAAAGCGGTGAATTTCGTCAATGAACAAAATTGTCCGGCGCTGCTCGTACTTAAGCCGGTCCCTGGCCTGATCAATGATTTCCTTGATCTCCCTAACCCCGGCACTGACCGCATTAATTCGGACAAACTCTGCTGCTGTAACTTGAGAAATGACCATGGCCAAAGCCGTTTTCCCCGAACCGGGAGGGCCGTAGAAAATTGCCGATTGCACTTGGTCCGCCTCAATCGCCCGCCTTAATAATCTACCCGGCCCAACAATATGTTCCTGGCCAACAAACTCATCCAGACTTCGCGGGCGCATCCGATAAGCCAACGGAACAGAAGCGTGCTTCTCGAGATTTACCGAAAACAGATCCATCCCC
Protein-coding sequences here:
- the trpS gene encoding tryptophan--tRNA ligase, which gives rise to MNVKKKKGRILTGDRPTGKLHLGHYAGSLANRVQLQYDYDTFLIIADVQALTTNFAEPENLARDVRQVALDYLAAGIDPKETTIFVQSMVPEIAELTVFLSMLTTVNVLRHNPTIKSEAAQRGYKDLTYGFLGYPVSQTADITFCKANLVPVGEDQVPHIEYARKLVRRFNSLYCPDRPVLVEPEALLSRVPRLVGLDGNAKMSKSLDNAIYLCDEAADIEERVRNAVTDPSRIRKTDPGHPDVCTIYAYHKAFNLELEPEIRGACEGGKIGCVECKKRLATCINNLLEPMRERREYYLKRPNEVDDILITGTRRARKEGRKTLAEVREAMSINYFKI
- the mnmA gene encoding tRNA 2-thiouridine(34) synthase MnmA; translated protein: MKPKPRVVVAMSGGVDSSVTAYLLKQEGYEVIGMTMQLWPTAAPGEDVPGRCCSWSATADARRVANTLDIPYYVVNFQNVFADKVINYFCAEYLSGRTPNPCIACNRYIKFDQLLNRARALGAEYLATGHYARIMFDPERRRYVLRRAVDLTKDQSYVLFNLTQVQLAHLLLPLGSLTKKETRRLAEASGLPVANKPESQEICFVTDNDYKRFIREYAPDDIKPGPFLDTAGNVLGQHEGLPFYTIGQRRGLGIAAGRPLYVVALDAARNAVILGEADEVYATELLAGDVNLILFDEWPASLQVQAKIRYTTRPAPATITPAGDGQVRVSFAQPQRAITPGQAVVFYLEDLVVGGGTIERVFD
- the nifS gene encoding cysteine desulfurase NifS, producing the protein MVKRVYLDHSATTPVRPEVAELMMTYLTDRFGNPSSLHGFGREAKKGIENARWQVAQVIGAEPEEVIFTSGGTEADNLAIIGTALANQEKGKHIITSSIEHHAVLDACRYLEKQGFQVTYLPVDEMGSVNPAEVAQAIADQTILISIMHANNEVGTIQPIEEIGQIAKEKGIIFHVDAVQTFGKVPVNVNALQVDLLSASAHKIYGPKGTGCLYIRQGTRVEPLLHGGSQEQTQRPGTENTAGIIGFGLAAELASQEMAQNAAHLTQLRERLVKGITGSIEDVKLNGHPVRRVPGHINVSFLHLEGESLLFALDMEGIAASSGSACAAGAIEPSHVLTAIGLPPEVAQASVRMTLGRGNTVEDIDYVLEVLPGIVERLRQTASFSRQAAK
- a CDS encoding AAA family ATPase, which codes for MDLFSVNLEKHASVPLAYRMRPRSLDEFVGQEHIVGPGRLLRRAIEADQVQSAIFYGPPGSGKTALAMVISQVTAAEFVRINAVSAGVREIKEIIDQARDRLKYEQRRTILFIDEIHRFNKAQQDALLPAVENGTVVMIGATTENPFFEVNSALLSRSRLYVFHQLKDEEVEEIVKRALRDEERGLGLYTIRLDDEALQHLIRAANGDARNALNALEMAVLTTPPENGVRQITLAIIEEALQQRMIPYDQSGDNHYDAISAFIKSMRGSDPQASLYWLARMLKAGEDPKFIARRLMIHAAEDVGLADPRALLVATAAAQAVERVGLPEGRIILAEAALYIALAPKSNSVVMAIDAAMDAVERLPNDPVPPHLRDASYRGAKALGHGQGYKYPHNYPGHWVDQQYLPAGLQGMKFYVPSDQGEEKDIKLRR